A window of Thalassophryne amazonica chromosome 21, fThaAma1.1, whole genome shotgun sequence contains these coding sequences:
- the LOC117502563 gene encoding potassium voltage-gated channel subfamily H member 5-like isoform X2 gives MHRSSTCKFMYGDLTDKKTIDKIRQTFDTYESNFFEVLLYSKDRTPIWLYMQVAPIRNENDKVVLFLCTFRDITLFKQPIEDESNRGWTKFARLTRALTNNRNLVQQLAPLSKTEVSHKPSRLAEALQLGSDILPQYKQEAPKTPPHIILHYCTFKTTWDWVILILTFYTAIMVPYNVSFKTKQNNLTWLVVDSVVDVIFLIDIVLNFHTTFVGPAGEVISDAKLIRMNYLKTWFVIDLLSCLPYDIINAFEHVHDDNFLSASSASHLRESSHFHRNTTRSEDSVLPGLSSLFSSLKVIRLLRLGRVARKLDHYLEYGAAVLVLLVCVFGLVAHWLACIWYSIGDYEVIDETTNTIKTNSWLYQLALSIGTPYRYNVSGTGQWEGGPSKDTLYISSLYFTMTSLTTIGFGNIAPATDGEKIFSVAMMMVGSLLYATIFGNVTTIFQQMYTNTNRYHEMLNNVRDFLKLYQVPKGLSERVMDFIVSTWAMSKGIDTDKVLSICPKDMRADICVHLNRQVFNEHPAFRLASDGCLRSLAVEFQTTHCAPGDLIFHIGESIDTLCFVVSGSLEVIQDDEVIAILGKGDVFGDVFWKETTLARACANVRALTYCDLHIIRKDALLRVLEFYTAFANSFSRNLILTCNLRKRVIFRKIADVKREQERQRNEVTISIPEDHPVRKLFQRFRQQRDAQTPGEAQAYVDHNCVQVELQHHGQSESKPYAPYQAISSQQQDYKSDVHKKGSCSGGERSGSRCGTVPPVQDSQGQNYLQESAEITSGSCAGDQLCRSPGGAGVGGGDTSCRGARGWAKFRNTTTAPAAVEELQQPQKQALDWPKGSKSTEQLANASKNLDVESRDAAGEAGEEISDIHKIDSFDSGITKSDLRIDRAGDSQNSFERSPMENYPVEKNSFEHSLAVDTATSLKQSMVQPTSEQALLQASLHEAKLELKRDIQTLGGQLSVLESQVSEILRVLLIKRRLSLPPASLSKTKVKSQVLFTDPRPDVPKPDHDQ, from the exons GATGGACCAAGTTTGCCAGGTTGACACGGGCACTAACCAACAACCGCAACCTGGTGCAGCAGTTAGCACCACTCAGTAAGACTGAGGTCAGTCACAAGCCCTCCAGACTGGCTGAG GCTCTCCAGCTGGGTTCAGATATTCTGCCTCAGTACAAACAAGAAGCCCCCAAAACTCCTCCACACATCATCCTCCACTACTGCACCTTCAAGACCACCTGGGACTGGGTCATCCTTATTCTCACCTTCTACACCGCCATCATGGTACCCTACAATGTCTCCTTTAAGACCAAGCAAAACAACTTGACTTGGCTGGTGGTGGACAGCGTCGTTGACGTCATCTTCCTGATCGATATTGTCCTCAACTTCCACACAACCTTTGTGGGTCCTGCTGGAGAGGTCATTTCAGATGCCAAACTCATTCGAATGAATTACCTGAAAACATGGTTCGTCATTGACTTGCTCTCCTGTCTGCCCTACGACATCATCAATGCCTTTGAACATGTGCATGAT GATAATTTTTTATCTGcctcttcagcaagtcatctccgAGAGTCTTCACATTTTCACAGGAATACAACCCGGTCGGAAGATTCTGTACTCCCG GGTCTCAGCAGCCTATTCAGTTCTCTAAAGGTGATCCGTCTGCTCCGGTTAGGCCGTGTGGCCAGGAAGCTGGACCACTACCTGGAGTACGGAGCGGCCGTTTTGGTTCTTTTGGTGTGTGTCTTCGGTCTCGTGGCCCACTGGCTGGCCTGTATCTGGTATAGCATTGGCGACTATGAGGTCATCGACGAGACCACCAACACCATTAAGACCAACAGCTGGCTGTACCAGCTGGCCCTGAGTATCGGAACACCTTATCGTTACAATGTGAGTGGAACAGGCCAGTGGGAAGGTGGTCCGAGTAAGGATACGCTGTACATTTCATCGCTCTATTTCACCATGACAAGTCTCACCACCATTGGTTTTGGAAACATTGCACCAGCTACAGATGGGGAGAAGATTTTTTCCGTGGCTATGATGATGGTGGGCT CACTACTCTATGCAACCATCTTTGGAAATGTCACCACCATCTTCCAGCAGATGTACACCAACACGAACCGCTACCATGAGATGCTCAACAATGTGCGGGACTTCCTCAAGCTTTATCAGGTGCCGAAGGGTCTGAGTGAGAGGGTCATGGACTTCATAGTCTCCACCTGGGCCATGTCTAAAGGCATCGACACAGACAAG GTTCTTTCCATTTGTCCCAAAGACATGAGGGCAGACATCTGCGTGCACCTCAACAGACAAGTTTTTAATGAACACCCTGCATTTCGGCTGGCCAGTGATGGATGCCTTCGCTCTCTCGCTGTGGAGTTTCAGACCACACACTGTGCACCCGGAGACCTCATCTTCCATATCGGCGAGAGCATCGACACACTTTGTTTTGTCGTCTCTGGATCACTTGAAGTCATCCAGGATGATGAGGTCATCGCCATACTTG GAAAAGGTGACGTGTTCGGAGACGTGTTCTGGAAAGAGACAACACTGGCACGAGCTTGTGCAAATGTTCGAGCTCTGACTTACTGCGATCTGCACATTATCAGGAAAGACGCACTGCTGAGGGTACTCGAGTTCTACACGGCATTCGCCAACTCGTTCTCACGCAACCTTATTCTTACGTGCAATCTACGAAAACGG GTCATCTTCAGAAAGATAGCTGATGTGAAGAGGGAACAGGAACGCCAGAGGAATGAAGTAACGATCTCCATTCCTGAAGACCATCCTGTTCGCAAGTTGTTCCAGAGGTTCAGGCAGCAGAGGGACGCACAGACCCCAGGAGAGGCTCAAGCTTACGTCGACCACAACTGTGTGCAGGTGGAACTACAGCACCACGGTCAAAGCGAGTCCAAGCCTTACGCTCCGTATCAGGCCATTTCTTCTCAGCAGCAGGATTACAAGTCCGACGTGCACAAAAAAGGGTCGTGCTCAGGTGGGGAGCGTTCAGGCAGTAGGTGCGGCACGGTTCCCCCTGTACAGGACTCTCAAGGCCAAAACTACCTGCAGGAGTCTGCAGAAATAACATCTGGGTCTTGTGCAGGAGATCAGCTGTGCAGAAGTCCAGGTGGAGCGGGAGTTGGAGGTGGCGATACCAGCTGCCGAGGTGCTCGAGGTTGGGCAAAGTTTAGGAACACCACCACTGCACCAGCGGCAGTTGAGGAACTACAGCAGCCACAAAAACAAGCGTTGGACTGGCCCAAAGGGTCCAAGTCCACTGAGCAGTTGGCCAACGCTAGCAAGAACTTGGATGTTGAAAGCAGAGACGCAGCTGGGGAAGCAGGCGAGGAAATCAGCGATATACACAAAATAGACTCCTTCGACAGCGGCATCACCAAGAGCGATCTGCGTATCGACAGAGCTGGTGATTCGCAAAACTCTTTTGAGCGAAGCCCGATGGAAAATTATCCCGTAGAGAAGAATTCCTTCGAGCACAGCCTGGCAGTTGACACGGCAACGTCTCTCAAACAGTCTATGGTACAGCCGACATCCGAGCAGGCTCTCCTTCAAGCTTCTCTTCACGAAGCCAAACTGGAGCTAAAGAGGGACATTCAGACTCTGGGAGGACAGCTGTCTGTGCTTGAGTCTCAGGTTAGCGAAATCCTGAGGGTGCTGTTGATAAAAAGAAGACTGTCACTGCCGCCAGCATCACTCTCAAAGACAAAAGTCAAAAGCCAAGTCTTGTTTACAGACCCAAGGCCAGATGTACCGAAACCAGATCACGATCAGTGA